The Zerene cesonia ecotype Mississippi chromosome 19, Zerene_cesonia_1.1, whole genome shotgun sequence genome has a window encoding:
- the LOC119834448 gene encoding synaptic vesicle glycoprotein 2C-like isoform X1, with protein MVKDKLTISSEVSSKEIKNAVDIDFALNVAGMGWYNVRYSLNLALFLIAAIIEPVGYSYVLPAAKCDLQMTDTQRGVIGSIPYIGIVVTSFLWGYLVDTKGRKKIIIISSLLAGVLGVISAFMPDLISFVILKSLTSLCIACPAAVPYSYIGEILPSRYRDITLSITNAMQICGSALVPLFAWAILPLDFRIDFGSYDFRPWRLLTIIYALPFIISACLLVFGPESPKYLMSQGKHDESLQILKTIYSSNKRKPPDDYPVKRLLMPEIQETKRPSIFKSLINQSAPLLKPPYLKWMALNGILLFGIFSTLNGLYMWLPDVLNRVLTGGGHDQTACQVIAQRLNETHENAECDDQIDSQTFMINTIANFSCTLIALGVSSLVKVIGKKVLLIAVFLVIGICCIMINFVTQQILFAILLSSLPITGLAIGPVNAYAVEIFPTQLRGMAVSLSMMLGRTGSIIGTNVAGILINAACEITFYGFGGLLILCAILSLLLPRARRPEPIRSTL; from the exons gAATGGGATGGTACAACGTACGATACTCACTCAACCTGGCGTTGTTCCTCATAGCAGCTATTATAGAGCCAGTGGGATACTCATACGTGTTGCCAGCTGCAAAATGTGATTTGCAAATGACTGATACACAACGTGGCGTTATTGGATCTATACCATATATAG GTATAGTTGTAACTTCTTTTCTATGGGGTTATTTAGTCGATACCAAAGGAAGAAAGAAGATCATAATTATAAGCTCTCTCTTGGCTGGCGTCCTAGGTGTGATATCGGCATTTATGCCTGATCTAATATCATTTGTAATTCTTAAAAGTCTCACGTCTCTTTG caTCGCATGTCCCGCCGCTGTACCATATTCATACATCGGTGAAATTCTTCCTAGTAGATACAGAGATATAACGCTCTCTATTACAAATGCTATGCAAATTTGTGGATCCGCCTTAGTTCCCT tgtttGCATGGGCAATACTACCATTGGACTTCAGAATCGACTTTGGGTCTTACGATTTTAGACCTTGGCGGCTTCTCACGATAATATATGCTCTACCATTCATAATCAGTGCTTGTTTATTGGTATTCGGCCCAGAGAGCCCAAAGTACCTAATGTCCCAAGGAAAACACGACGAATCACTTCAGATTCTGAAAACAATATACTCCTCAAATAAGAGAAAACCACCAGATGATTATCCA GTAAAACGTTTATTAATGCCGGAAATCCAAGAAACAAAAAGACCATCCATCTTTAAATCTCTCATTAATCAAAGCGCACCACTCCTCAAACCGCCATATTTGAAATGGATGGCATTAAACGGAATCTTACTCTTCGGTATTTTCTCTAC GTTAAATGGGCTTTATATGTGGCTACCAGATGTGCTCAATAGAGTACTCACAGGTGGAGGCCATGACCAAACTGCTTGTCAAGTCATTGCACAAAGACTAAATGAG acTCATGAAAATGCAGAATGCGACGATCAAATAGATAGCCAGACATTTATGATCAATACTATTGCAAATTTTTCCTGTACACTCATAGCTCTAGGAGTTAGCAGCTTAGTCAAAGTTATAGGCAAAAAAGTGCTGTTAATTGCAGTGTTTCTTGTAATAGGCATCTGCTGTATAATGATCAATTTTGTCACACAGCAAATTTTATTCGCAATTTTACTATCTTCATTGCCTATAACTGGTCTGGCAATTGGACCCGTAAATGCATAtgctgttgaaatttttccaaCTCAATTGAG gGGTATGGCAGTTAGTTTAAGTATGATGCTGGGTCGTACGGGCTCCATCATTGGCACTAACGTGGCTGGTATTCTAATCAACGCTGCTTGTGAAATTACGTTCTATGGTTTTGGAGGATTATTGATAt tgTGTGCAATTCTCTCTTTACTCCTTCCTAGAGCGAGAAGACCAGAGCCCATAAGAAGtactttataa
- the LOC119834448 gene encoding synaptic vesicle glycoprotein 2B-like isoform X2, which translates to MNRVDYALDVAGMGWYNVRYSLNLALFLIAAIIEPVGYSYVLPAAKCDLQMTDTQRGVIGSIPYIGIVVTSFLWGYLVDTKGRKKIIIISSLLAGVLGVISAFMPDLISFVILKSLTSLCIACPAAVPYSYIGEILPSRYRDITLSITNAMQICGSALVPLFAWAILPLDFRIDFGSYDFRPWRLLTIIYALPFIISACLLVFGPESPKYLMSQGKHDESLQILKTIYSSNKRKPPDDYPVKRLLMPEIQETKRPSIFKSLINQSAPLLKPPYLKWMALNGILLFGIFSTLNGLYMWLPDVLNRVLTGGGHDQTACQVIAQRLNETHENAECDDQIDSQTFMINTIANFSCTLIALGVSSLVKVIGKKVLLIAVFLVIGICCIMINFVTQQILFAILLSSLPITGLAIGPVNAYAVEIFPTQLRGMAVSLSMMLGRTGSIIGTNVAGILINAACEITFYGFGGLLILCAILSLLLPRARRPEPIRSTL; encoded by the exons atgaatcgTGTTGATTATGCTTTGGATGTCGCAg gAATGGGATGGTACAACGTACGATACTCACTCAACCTGGCGTTGTTCCTCATAGCAGCTATTATAGAGCCAGTGGGATACTCATACGTGTTGCCAGCTGCAAAATGTGATTTGCAAATGACTGATACACAACGTGGCGTTATTGGATCTATACCATATATAG GTATAGTTGTAACTTCTTTTCTATGGGGTTATTTAGTCGATACCAAAGGAAGAAAGAAGATCATAATTATAAGCTCTCTCTTGGCTGGCGTCCTAGGTGTGATATCGGCATTTATGCCTGATCTAATATCATTTGTAATTCTTAAAAGTCTCACGTCTCTTTG caTCGCATGTCCCGCCGCTGTACCATATTCATACATCGGTGAAATTCTTCCTAGTAGATACAGAGATATAACGCTCTCTATTACAAATGCTATGCAAATTTGTGGATCCGCCTTAGTTCCCT tgtttGCATGGGCAATACTACCATTGGACTTCAGAATCGACTTTGGGTCTTACGATTTTAGACCTTGGCGGCTTCTCACGATAATATATGCTCTACCATTCATAATCAGTGCTTGTTTATTGGTATTCGGCCCAGAGAGCCCAAAGTACCTAATGTCCCAAGGAAAACACGACGAATCACTTCAGATTCTGAAAACAATATACTCCTCAAATAAGAGAAAACCACCAGATGATTATCCA GTAAAACGTTTATTAATGCCGGAAATCCAAGAAACAAAAAGACCATCCATCTTTAAATCTCTCATTAATCAAAGCGCACCACTCCTCAAACCGCCATATTTGAAATGGATGGCATTAAACGGAATCTTACTCTTCGGTATTTTCTCTAC GTTAAATGGGCTTTATATGTGGCTACCAGATGTGCTCAATAGAGTACTCACAGGTGGAGGCCATGACCAAACTGCTTGTCAAGTCATTGCACAAAGACTAAATGAG acTCATGAAAATGCAGAATGCGACGATCAAATAGATAGCCAGACATTTATGATCAATACTATTGCAAATTTTTCCTGTACACTCATAGCTCTAGGAGTTAGCAGCTTAGTCAAAGTTATAGGCAAAAAAGTGCTGTTAATTGCAGTGTTTCTTGTAATAGGCATCTGCTGTATAATGATCAATTTTGTCACACAGCAAATTTTATTCGCAATTTTACTATCTTCATTGCCTATAACTGGTCTGGCAATTGGACCCGTAAATGCATAtgctgttgaaatttttccaaCTCAATTGAG gGGTATGGCAGTTAGTTTAAGTATGATGCTGGGTCGTACGGGCTCCATCATTGGCACTAACGTGGCTGGTATTCTAATCAACGCTGCTTGTGAAATTACGTTCTATGGTTTTGGAGGATTATTGATAt tgTGTGCAATTCTCTCTTTACTCCTTCCTAGAGCGAGAAGACCAGAGCCCATAAGAAGtactttataa